In Planktothrix tepida PCC 9214, a genomic segment contains:
- a CDS encoding alkaline phosphatase D family protein: MLDAAGLFNESFYLAQNPDVAAAVKSGVIANGFQHFIESGQFQVRQPSPLYDESYYLSTNPDVAQAVNSGAFASGFQHYITLGQFENRNPSFLFNTSYYLNENPDVSQAVAQGNITGIEHFIEFGQFEDRSPTPLYNSSYYLAQNPDAVAAVERDELTGIQHYINIGAAENRRFTPFIDPEGSSLPNRVATGDTTATSTVFWTRSSATGPITLEYATNLSFFNPIGVLNTTVTDITEPVKLEVNNLVPNTQYFYRFTNAQGVSSVGSFRTPAPLDIQTELRFGATADGQGELMPYMSVNNVPERNLDFFVQLGNTISADTISPDLPDVQQATTPLDFRTKYNEIVSPRLELNPWANLQASTTLYGTWNDQNLIHNFAGGENPALSPQQFFFGNEGQFINDTNQFNIGLDAWKDYNPVGNQVYGETGDPRTANQEKLYRFQPFGQDGALFVLDARSFRDAPLTQVPDPALDSQINQFLASSFDPNRTLLGKVQLQDLKTNLLDAQNAGVTWKFIFSPVPMQNLGLFDSADRWEGYAAERTDLLQFIDQNNIQNVVFVSGGADGTIVNELTYQLSFDQPQIQTDAIEITVGPIGQQLNLGEELIPATFGSEIINLSSIDTITQETKDFYQTLETTSSKDQLVQTILNNQLNQLGYNNPIGLDETQGKAELMQGSYFAVHNFGWTEFVVDEQTQQLQVTVYGIEPYTETDIKTSPANIINRQPEVISQFVVNSIP; encoded by the coding sequence ATGTTAGATGCTGCTGGTTTATTTAATGAATCCTTTTATTTAGCTCAAAATCCTGATGTTGCCGCCGCCGTCAAGAGTGGGGTAATTGCCAATGGATTTCAACACTTTATTGAGTCGGGTCAATTTCAAGTTCGCCAACCGAGTCCCCTCTATGATGAATCTTATTATTTAAGTACAAATCCTGATGTTGCCCAAGCCGTTAATAGTGGAGCATTTGCTAGTGGTTTTCAACATTATATTACCCTAGGGCAATTTGAAAATCGTAACCCCAGTTTTTTATTTAATACCTCTTATTATTTAAACGAAAATCCTGATGTTTCTCAAGCCGTTGCCCAAGGTAATATTACTGGAATTGAACATTTTATTGAATTCGGACAATTTGAAGATCGTAGCCCCACACCCCTCTATAATTCTAGCTATTATTTAGCTCAAAATCCTGATGCAGTGGCTGCTGTTGAACGAGATGAACTCACGGGAATTCAACATTATATTAATATTGGGGCTGCGGAAAATCGACGGTTTACCCCCTTTATTGACCCAGAGGGGTCTAGCTTACCCAACCGAGTAGCAACGGGGGATACAACTGCAACTTCAACGGTATTTTGGACACGCAGTTCTGCGACTGGGCCGATTACTTTAGAATATGCGACTAATCTAAGTTTTTTTAATCCTATTGGCGTTCTCAATACCACCGTTACAGATATTACTGAACCTGTTAAATTAGAAGTCAATAATTTAGTACCTAATACTCAATATTTTTATCGGTTTACGAATGCTCAAGGTGTCTCCTCGGTGGGGAGTTTTCGCACGCCAGCACCCCTCGATATCCAAACAGAATTAAGATTTGGAGCAACGGCAGACGGACAAGGAGAATTAATGCCTTATATGTCTGTCAATAACGTTCCCGAACGCAATTTAGACTTTTTTGTACAACTGGGAAATACTATTTCTGCGGATACCATCTCTCCCGATTTACCCGATGTCCAACAAGCAACAACACCCCTAGATTTTAGAACTAAATATAATGAAATTGTTTCCCCCCGTTTAGAGCTTAATCCTTGGGCGAATTTACAAGCTTCCACAACTTTATATGGAACTTGGAATGATCAAAATTTAATTCACAATTTTGCCGGAGGAGAAAATCCTGCCTTATCTCCTCAACAATTCTTTTTTGGAAATGAAGGACAATTTATTAACGATACCAATCAATTTAATATCGGTTTAGACGCTTGGAAAGACTATAATCCTGTGGGAAATCAAGTTTATGGAGAAACGGGAGACCCACGCACAGCTAATCAAGAAAAACTCTATCGATTTCAACCTTTTGGTCAGGATGGGGCTTTATTTGTATTAGATGCCCGTTCCTTTCGAGATGCACCTTTAACTCAAGTTCCTGACCCGGCTTTAGACAGTCAAATTAATCAATTTTTAGCGTCTTCTTTTGACCCCAACCGGACGTTATTAGGTAAAGTTCAGTTACAAGATTTAAAGACTAATTTATTAGATGCCCAAAACGCCGGAGTCACTTGGAAATTTATTTTTTCTCCGGTTCCGATGCAAAATTTAGGACTGTTTGATTCGGCTGACCGTTGGGAAGGCTATGCGGCTGAACGCACGGATTTATTACAATTTATTGATCAAAATAATATTCAGAATGTGGTGTTTGTATCAGGCGGTGCAGATGGAACCATTGTTAATGAGTTAACTTATCAATTAAGTTTTGATCAACCTCAAATTCAAACCGATGCGATTGAAATTACGGTGGGGCCTATAGGTCAACAATTGAATTTAGGGGAGGAGTTGATTCCCGCAACTTTTGGTTCAGAAATTATTAACTTGAGTTCAATTGATACGATTACTCAAGAGACAAAGGATTTTTATCAAACTTTAGAGACCACTTCTAGTAAAGATCAATTGGTTCAAACGATTCTCAATAATCAATTAAATCAATTAGGATATAATAATCCGATTGGTTTAGATGAAACTCAAGGAAAAGCTGAGTTAATGCAAGGGTCTTATTTTGCGGTGCATAATTTTGGCTGGACAGAATTTGTGGTAGATGAACAAACCCAACAGTTACAAGTCACAGTTTATGGAATTGAACCCTACACCGAAACTGATATTAAAACAAGTCCTGCTAATATTATTAATCGTCAGCCCGAGGTGATTAGTCAATTTGTTGTTAATTCCATCCCATAA
- the hemW gene encoding radical SAM family heme chaperone HemW, whose translation MNANPLVNKIQPPVSFQDLEPPKSAYLHIPFCRRRCFYCDFAVAVVGDRKHGDNSTMIQDYVDILCQEIDQESVIVPASNLNTIFFGGGTPSLLSVHQLQRILNTIDQKLGIAKNAEISMEVDPGTFDREKLQGFVNLGINRVSLGVQAFQDKLLQLAGRSHTVEEVFSAINIIQEVGIQNWSLDLISGLPEQTLKDWEFSLQELLQLNPNHVSIYDLIVEDKTPFSRYYTPGESPLPSEEATTQMYRLAQQLLTQAGYEHYEISNYAKPGFQCQHNLVYWKKQSYYGFGMGAASYLQGYRLTRPRKRLEYYAWVKGDHSDDMSEFVNTTQEQLLETLMLGLRLSEGINLKALSQQFGTDTLHNIITLLMPFYQEGLVQFLDINQNLIQSNFNQGLIRLTDPDGFLVSNQILSTVFAGLSEL comes from the coding sequence ATGAATGCTAATCCTCTTGTTAACAAAATTCAGCCTCCGGTATCATTTCAAGATTTAGAACCGCCCAAATCTGCTTATTTACATATCCCTTTTTGTCGTCGCCGTTGTTTTTACTGTGATTTTGCTGTTGCGGTTGTGGGCGATCGCAAACACGGGGATAATTCTACAATGATTCAAGATTATGTCGATATTTTATGTCAAGAAATTGATCAAGAATCTGTAATTGTTCCAGCTTCTAACTTAAATACAATTTTCTTTGGAGGGGGAACTCCTTCATTATTATCTGTTCATCAGCTTCAGAGGATTTTAAACACCATTGATCAAAAATTGGGTATTGCTAAAAATGCAGAAATTTCAATGGAAGTTGATCCCGGAACCTTTGATCGCGAAAAATTACAGGGTTTTGTGAATCTAGGGATCAATCGGGTGAGTTTAGGGGTTCAAGCTTTTCAAGATAAATTGTTACAATTAGCAGGGCGATCGCATACCGTTGAGGAAGTTTTTTCCGCTATTAATATTATCCAAGAAGTAGGAATTCAAAACTGGAGTTTAGATTTAATTTCTGGTTTACCTGAACAAACGCTCAAAGATTGGGAATTTTCTTTACAGGAACTATTACAACTTAACCCTAATCATGTTTCAATTTATGATTTAATTGTTGAAGACAAAACCCCTTTTTCTCGCTATTATACTCCAGGTGAATCTCCTTTACCTTCTGAAGAAGCTACGACTCAAATGTATCGTTTAGCTCAACAATTATTAACACAAGCAGGATATGAACATTATGAAATTTCAAACTATGCCAAACCGGGTTTTCAATGTCAGCATAATTTAGTTTACTGGAAAAAACAATCCTATTATGGGTTTGGCATGGGTGCGGCGAGTTATCTTCAAGGTTATCGTTTAACAAGACCTCGAAAACGCCTAGAATATTATGCTTGGGTGAAAGGGGATCATTCTGATGATATGAGTGAATTTGTGAATACAACTCAAGAACAATTATTAGAAACCTTAATGTTAGGATTACGGTTATCAGAAGGCATTAATTTAAAAGCATTATCCCAACAATTTGGAACAGATACCCTACACAATATTATAACACTATTAATGCCTTTTTATCAAGAAGGTTTAGTTCAATTTTTAGATATTAATCAGAATTTAATTCAATCTAACTTTAATCAAGGGTTAATCCGATTAACTGACCCCGATGGTTTCTTAGTATCCAATCAAATTCTATCAACAGTATTCGCCGGACTCAGTGAACTGTAG
- the tnpA gene encoding IS200/IS605 family transposase: MTENQYRRKNTSVSLINYHFVFCPKRRKRVLVNGVSRRLEEIIYQKAKELECDVLALEIMPDHVHLFISCHPLIAPHQIMFRIKGASSRILRKEFPHLLKLPSLWSRSYYCGTAGSVSSETIKKYIANQNSH; encoded by the coding sequence ATGACAGAAAATCAATATAGAAGAAAAAACACATCAGTTAGTCTGATCAACTATCATTTTGTCTTTTGCCCAAAAAGGAGGAAAAGGGTGTTGGTTAACGGAGTGAGCAGAAGATTAGAGGAAATTATCTACCAAAAAGCAAAAGAGCTAGAATGTGATGTCCTAGCTCTGGAGATAATGCCTGATCATGTGCATTTATTTATTAGTTGTCACCCTTTGATTGCTCCACATCAAATTATGTTCAGAATCAAAGGGGCATCATCAAGAATATTAAGAAAAGAATTTCCTCATTTACTTAAACTACCTTCTTTGTGGAGTCGAAGCTATTATTGTGGGACGGCTGGTTCTGTTTCTAGTGAAACTATCAAAAAGTATATTGCTAACCAAAACTCTCACTAG
- a CDS encoding aromatic ring-hydroxylating dioxygenase subunit alpha: MTTPEFNFFQHWYPLVLLADLDPKYPKPITLLGMRLVIWKPKDQQHYQVFLDECPHRLAPLSEGRIDEKTGNLMCSYHGWEFNSQGVCTRIPQAENPELVKDKFCVQSFPTREQQEILWVWTDPLSPELAAKTPLALSPQIDAKKGFVWSSFFRELDYDWQTLVENLVDPSHVAFAHHGLQGRRENAQPITFELLQSTIQAIEATISVAGRTIKFYPPCHIEYQIEFPNSKKVGILAYCIPVLPGKSRLISFFPQNFAKTLVQLKPRWWDHIMLRNLVMDSDMMLLHQQERLLQQNHPNQTWKTAYKMPTSADRLIIEFRKWFEEYCHGQLPWKQVHIPVPEYSPFNDNRRQVLDIYHQHTQHCSSCRNALKNIQRVQLGLLIYFVLTVSIVALMSDSLRSQWGIPLIVIALLGLGIYGGLKYYLEPKFYFVDYIHTDKK, translated from the coding sequence ATGACAACACCCGAATTTAACTTTTTCCAACACTGGTATCCTCTAGTTCTTCTAGCCGATCTTGATCCTAAATATCCCAAACCAATCACCCTATTGGGAATGCGTTTAGTGATTTGGAAACCGAAAGATCAACAACATTATCAAGTCTTTTTAGATGAATGTCCCCATCGTTTAGCTCCCTTAAGTGAAGGCAGAATTGATGAAAAAACGGGAAATTTAATGTGTAGTTATCACGGTTGGGAATTTAATTCTCAAGGTGTTTGTACTCGCATCCCCCAAGCCGAAAACCCGGAATTAGTGAAAGATAAATTTTGTGTTCAAAGCTTTCCCACCCGTGAACAACAGGAAATTTTATGGGTTTGGACTGATCCATTATCTCCTGAGTTAGCTGCAAAAACTCCCTTAGCTTTATCCCCTCAAATTGATGCTAAAAAAGGATTTGTTTGGAGTTCTTTTTTTCGAGAATTAGACTATGATTGGCAAACGTTAGTCGAAAATTTAGTTGATCCAAGTCACGTTGCTTTTGCTCATCATGGATTACAAGGAAGACGAGAAAATGCTCAACCGATTACGTTTGAACTTCTGCAATCAACAATCCAGGCTATTGAAGCCACAATTTCTGTTGCAGGTCGTACAATTAAATTTTATCCCCCTTGTCATATAGAATATCAAATTGAATTTCCTAACAGTAAAAAAGTTGGAATTTTGGCATATTGTATTCCTGTTTTACCCGGAAAATCCCGATTAATTAGTTTCTTTCCTCAAAACTTTGCTAAAACTTTAGTTCAGCTTAAGCCTCGATGGTGGGATCATATTATGTTGCGGAATTTAGTCATGGATAGCGATATGATGCTACTCCATCAACAGGAACGCTTGTTACAACAAAATCACCCGAATCAAACCTGGAAAACCGCTTATAAAATGCCAACCAGTGCTGATCGTTTAATTATTGAATTCCGTAAATGGTTTGAAGAGTATTGTCACGGACAGTTACCTTGGAAACAAGTTCATATTCCGGTTCCTGAATATTCCCCTTTTAATGATAACCGTCGCCAAGTTCTGGATATTTATCACCAACATACCCAACATTGTAGTAGCTGTCGAAATGCTTTAAAAAATATTCAACGGGTGCAATTAGGGTTATTAATTTATTTTGTATTAACAGTTTCCATTGTCGCGTTAATGTCAGATTCTCTTCGGTCACAATGGGGAATTCCCTTAATAGTGATCGCCCTTTTAGGATTAGGAA
- a CDS encoding PIN/TRAM domain-containing protein, giving the protein MLDAIIIILFIIAGAGTGFYGIELLPKPVLDQVTNIEGLRSVTGAFTALIGGVMGLVVQTTYRRLEEQIRQMPLDVLITRAIGLVIGLLVANLMLAPLFLLPIPREVGFIKPLLAVLCSVMFGFTGVNLADTHGRAFFRIINPNSLESMLLAEGTLKPAYTKVIDTSCIIDGRIESLLATGFIEGQILVPQFILQELQLVADASNDQKRIRGRRGLDILNRLREDYPEQISIHPADYEEPQTVDAKLVRFAQEINGTLLTNDYNLSKVATVQQVPVLNINDLAQAIRPSYLPGDIIELKIRKEGKEPSQGIGYLDDGTMVVVEDGSEYVGDQVRVIVTSSLQTSAGRMIFARPEHSVLA; this is encoded by the coding sequence ATGCTAGATGCAATCATTATTATTTTATTCATAATAGCTGGTGCTGGAACGGGCTTCTACGGCATTGAACTGCTTCCGAAACCTGTACTCGATCAAGTCACCAATATCGAAGGACTGCGATCGGTTACAGGTGCATTTACCGCGTTAATCGGAGGCGTGATGGGTTTAGTGGTGCAAACCACCTATCGCCGTCTGGAAGAACAAATTCGTCAGATGCCACTGGATGTCTTAATCACCCGTGCGATTGGTTTAGTGATTGGATTATTAGTGGCTAATTTAATGTTAGCACCTTTATTTTTACTGCCTATTCCGCGTGAAGTTGGGTTTATTAAACCCTTGTTAGCGGTGTTATGCAGTGTCATGTTTGGATTTACTGGGGTTAATTTAGCAGATACTCACGGACGAGCATTTTTCAGAATTATTAATCCCAATAGTTTAGAATCAATGTTATTGGCAGAAGGAACCCTAAAACCTGCCTATACAAAAGTCATTGATACAAGCTGTATTATTGATGGACGGATTGAAAGTTTGTTAGCAACGGGTTTCATCGAAGGTCAAATTTTAGTTCCTCAGTTTATTTTACAGGAATTACAATTAGTAGCCGATGCTTCAAATGATCAAAAACGAATCAGGGGACGGCGAGGATTAGATATTCTCAACCGTCTGCGGGAAGACTATCCTGAGCAAATTTCTATTCATCCGGCTGATTATGAAGAACCTCAAACAGTGGATGCAAAATTAGTGAGATTTGCTCAAGAAATTAACGGCACGCTGTTAACGAATGATTACAATTTATCCAAAGTAGCAACGGTACAGCAAGTTCCAGTTCTGAATATTAATGATTTAGCTCAAGCCATTCGTCCCTCCTATTTACCAGGGGATATTATTGAGTTAAAAATTAGAAAAGAAGGAAAAGAACCTTCTCAGGGAATTGGCTATTTAGATGATGGCACAATGGTTGTGGTAGAAGATGGAAGTGAATATGTAGGAGATCAGGTGCGCGTCATTGTGACCAGTTCTCTACAAACTTCCGCAGGTCGAATGATTTTTGCTCGTCCAGAACATTCTGTGTTAGCTTAA
- a CDS encoding class I SAM-dependent methyltransferase, translating into MTVSTTSKPELMSRFVNGILAVKPLSNFAKHQARQMMIKRAEKMGVPWRKQTETLLARNWDAELSQVENPNLQYPDYYVTSFHAYEEGNLSWQAAVEVEVAAYAVHAKIWPEAGVQGDAKLRQSYHDILKAQLPTPPQDILDLGCSVGMSTLALQETFPDAKLTGVDLSPYFLAVATYNTQKQSNWKYPPQWVHAPAESTSLPSASFDLVSLCLICHELPQAPTREIFHEARRLLRPNGHLAIMDMNPQSEQFKKMPPYVFTLLKSTEPYLDEYFTLDIEQAIIEAGFQRPTINFNSPRHRTIIATAKSI; encoded by the coding sequence ATGACGGTCAGCACCACCTCCAAACCCGAATTGATGTCCCGCTTCGTCAACGGGATTTTAGCGGTTAAACCCCTCAGCAATTTTGCGAAACACCAAGCCCGACAAATGATGATTAAACGGGCTGAAAAAATGGGAGTTCCTTGGCGAAAACAGACGGAAACCTTACTCGCCCGGAATTGGGATGCAGAATTATCTCAAGTTGAAAACCCCAATCTGCAATATCCCGATTATTATGTTACGTCCTTCCACGCCTATGAGGAGGGAAATCTCAGTTGGCAAGCCGCCGTTGAAGTGGAAGTTGCAGCTTATGCGGTTCATGCTAAAATCTGGCCAGAAGCAGGAGTCCAGGGGGATGCCAAACTCCGACAAAGTTATCATGATATTTTAAAAGCTCAATTACCGACTCCTCCACAGGATATTTTGGATTTAGGATGCAGTGTGGGAATGAGTACATTAGCGCTGCAAGAAACGTTTCCTGATGCGAAGTTAACTGGTGTGGATTTATCGCCTTATTTTTTAGCAGTTGCCACCTACAATACCCAAAAACAATCGAATTGGAAATATCCTCCCCAATGGGTTCATGCACCTGCGGAGTCAACCAGTTTACCCAGTGCTTCTTTTGATTTAGTTTCTCTGTGTTTAATTTGTCACGAATTACCCCAAGCTCCCACCCGTGAAATTTTCCACGAAGCACGACGTTTATTACGTCCGAATGGTCATTTAGCCATTATGGATATGAATCCCCAATCAGAACAATTTAAGAAAATGCCGCCTTATGTTTTTACCTTGTTAAAAAGTACAGAACCTTATTTAGATGAATATTTCACCTTAGATATTGAACAAGCCATAATAGAAGCAGGATTTCAACGTCCTACGATTAATTTTAATAGCCCTCGTCACCGAACCATTATTGCTACTGCGAAATCGATTTAA
- a CDS encoding GGDEF domain-containing protein produces MNALLSIVYTYLPAYVWGLSLDFDRNVSHQQLKLQLYEEKQNCKQLENRLRSQEKYREIVETQTELICRFLPDGTITFVNLAFSRYFNQSFQELIGKMIYSLIPPDEHQPLKTYLQSLSPQASVGTYKHPIILSSGEVRWQQSEVKIILSLAAQVNMAIQQSQLYHKLEEVNQELHRLATVDGLTQVANRRYFDTYLLAEWARLAREKLPISLILCDVDFFKKYNDKYGHLKGDECLKQVAEILEKFAQRPADLVARYGGEEFALILPNTDQSWAFTVAKLIQEKLAQMKIIHPDSPHHYVTLSQGISSCIPCPNTNIDLLIKRADDALYEAKAKGRNLIIVYGMELTTN; encoded by the coding sequence TTGAATGCCCTTCTATCAATTGTCTACACCTATCTCCCTGCTTACGTTTGGGGTTTATCCCTAGACTTTGACAGGAACGTTTCGCACCAACAATTAAAATTACAACTGTACGAAGAAAAACAAAACTGCAAACAGTTAGAAAACCGGCTCAGAAGTCAAGAAAAATATCGAGAAATTGTAGAAACGCAAACAGAATTAATTTGTCGATTTCTCCCGGATGGAACAATTACCTTTGTTAATTTAGCCTTTAGTCGTTATTTTAATCAATCTTTTCAAGAATTAATCGGAAAAATGATTTATTCCTTAATCCCCCCGGACGAACATCAACCCTTAAAAACTTACCTCCAAAGTTTATCTCCCCAAGCGTCAGTCGGCACTTACAAACATCCTATTATTCTATCTTCTGGGGAAGTTCGTTGGCAACAATCAGAAGTTAAAATTATTCTTTCTTTAGCTGCCCAAGTTAACATGGCAATTCAACAATCTCAACTCTATCATAAACTTGAAGAAGTTAATCAAGAATTACACCGCCTTGCCACTGTTGATGGATTAACTCAAGTTGCAAATCGTCGTTATTTTGATACCTATTTATTAGCTGAATGGGCAAGGTTAGCACGGGAAAAATTGCCCATTTCGTTGATTTTATGCGATGTAGATTTTTTTAAAAAGTATAACGATAAGTATGGACATTTAAAAGGGGATGAATGTCTCAAGCAAGTCGCTGAAATTTTAGAAAAATTTGCTCAACGTCCAGCAGATTTAGTTGCTCGTTATGGGGGAGAAGAATTTGCTCTGATTTTACCCAACACAGACCAATCTTGGGCCTTTACTGTCGCTAAATTAATTCAGGAAAAACTCGCTCAAATGAAAATTATTCACCCCGATTCACCCCATCATTATGTTACCTTGAGTCAAGGAATAAGTAGTTGTATTCCTTGTCCTAACACGAATATTGATTTGTTAATTAAAAGGGCAGATGATGCCCTCTATGAAGCGAAAGCTAAAGGACGAAATCTAATCATTGTTTATGGGATGGAATTAACAACAAATTGA
- a CDS encoding RNA-guided endonuclease InsQ/TnpB family protein → MDDMTKITRTIKLKFVDLNRCKAQVFEQMTAENTRVANKLLSLPIKERRKMTTAKIMSELKSALVNQVIRHTTSPTGRKTKQYKVLPVEVNNQNWKLTLKGNTYSISFPTLKGEKRIPIEVASPHWQPVLDGLLEGTIQGGSFKLIKHRNKWYAYLSITEDVPEVKTEKRLGCDRGQNNLAVVAPKQGFGKFFNGQSVKHRRRYFQQRRKQLQEAKKFRALKKWDKKERRWMDAINHTISRRIVRFAEYHNADVVIEDLEGCRSTMKQSQKSRSDSGESRHNWSYYSLEQKLNYKLALKGLKLIKRPAPYTSKSCSTCGFIGKRNRHDFNCPNGHYHNSDLNAAKNLAQWDGFSCQLDLQRDASVMDSSGLTDGVLGTPLNSVNTVKQEYIQLSLLDWTRYENPTPLA, encoded by the coding sequence ATGGATGACATGACAAAAATAACTCGGACGATTAAATTGAAATTCGTGGATCTCAACCGTTGTAAAGCTCAGGTGTTTGAGCAAATGACGGCAGAAAACACACGGGTTGCCAACAAGCTGTTGTCATTGCCGATTAAAGAACGGCGTAAAATGACAACAGCTAAAATTATGTCCGAGTTAAAATCTGCCCTTGTTAACCAAGTAATCCGACATACCACATCACCCACAGGTCGTAAAACCAAACAATATAAAGTTCTTCCTGTGGAAGTTAACAACCAAAACTGGAAGTTAACCCTAAAAGGGAATACTTATTCAATTAGTTTTCCAACCCTTAAAGGTGAAAAAAGAATTCCCATTGAAGTTGCATCTCCCCATTGGCAACCTGTTTTAGACGGATTGTTAGAGGGAACAATTCAAGGGGGTTCTTTTAAATTAATTAAACATCGAAATAAGTGGTATGCCTATCTGTCAATTACTGAGGATGTTCCAGAAGTTAAGACGGAGAAAAGATTAGGATGTGACCGAGGACAGAATAATTTAGCGGTAGTTGCACCTAAACAGGGTTTTGGTAAGTTCTTTAATGGTCAAAGCGTTAAGCATCGGAGACGTTATTTTCAACAACGAAGAAAACAACTTCAAGAAGCTAAAAAGTTTCGAGCATTAAAGAAATGGGACAAAAAAGAACGACGATGGATGGATGCAATCAATCATACAATCAGCCGTCGAATTGTTCGTTTTGCCGAATACCATAATGCTGATGTTGTTATTGAGGATTTAGAAGGATGTCGAAGCACAATGAAACAGAGCCAAAAATCTCGTTCTGATTCCGGTGAATCTCGACATAATTGGTCTTATTATTCTTTGGAACAGAAACTTAATTATAAGTTGGCTCTTAAAGGATTGAAATTAATTAAAAGACCTGCGCCATACACTTCCAAATCCTGTTCAACCTGTGGTTTTATTGGTAAAAGAAATCGACATGATTTCAATTGCCCTAATGGTCACTACCATAACTCTGATTTGAATGCTGCGAAAAACCTAGCTCAATGGGACGGTTTTTCTTGTCAGTTAGACCTACAGAGAGATGCTTCTGTAATGGATTCATCCGGTTTAACTGATGGGGTGCTTGGCACACCCCTGAACTCGGTGAATACAGTCAAACAAGAGTATATTCAACTGTCTCTGCTTGACTGGACTAGATACGAGAATCCCACCCCTTTAGCGTAG